The region GATGGTGATGACACATGGGAGCCAAGAAGTAGCCACAGAGTCTGTGCTGTGCCTGGAGACTAAATGACAACACTCCTTCCACTATGGGAGCTGCCTCTCTCCTGGGGAATAGAAGAGCACAAAAAAATCCAGTCAGCCAGAATCTTCTATGTATACAATACACAAGGTGCACTTGATTCACAAATCTTGAGTGAGTGGCGGCTGCCAGAACAGCAGATCTGAACCTGAAGACTATTTCTTGACTCTGCATGAAGCAAGTCTCTCTCCTCAGGCTTAGATTTCTCTTCCTGCCTACCTCTCTAGAGTCTCCCTCAAATACCCTTAATTTCAGAAACATTCTTACAGTCTTGTTCACTCTGCCGCGTGGTCTGTTTTTTAACATCTTCAAGTCTCttttagactgaaaaaaaaagtctgatgaATGGAACAGCCACCTGTTCCATTCATCAGTCCATCTCTCTACCATTTATCCATGAAGACATAGCCCAGTtctctttttcctatttatagtcTCCTGAACCATTTATTCCCAGCCTTTTTCTAAAAAGTTTAGCTTCACATTTTAGTATTTCTCTgaagttatttttcaaagatcACTAATTACGTCTTCACGACTAAACTCAGTGGCTTTTCATCAGAAATTATTCCACTTGGTCTTTGGGCTTTTTCCACTTGCTTGATGACAGTAAAGAACTATGGTTTACATTTCTCGTATTTCTCTAACTATGTGCTATAGGGGATTGTTTTATTAAAGTTTTGAAGATCTATACTTGTAGTTCATGAATGTGACCTTCCATTATCTTATTTGATGTAGGAAGATAAGACATCTGTCCTAAAATATACTGTTCAAAAGGTgtcatatatgtatgtacattcATGTTGCTATAAAAAATCCAATTATCAGGAAAGTGAGTTTTAGAAGTCATGTTTTCTAACCAAAATGCTGTGAGATTAATGTTATCTgacacaaaggaaaacaatgaaatggGATAAAAGGAGTTTGTACAGAACTGGCTAAAGGAAAACCTAGACATGACCATGGAGGAGACATTTTGTTGAAAGCAGAAGATTAAGAATCCTGATATAAGTTTTTTCAATAAatcaaaaagtcaagaaaaaaaggggaaaagccAGGATTCTCTATTGAAAGTTTGAATTTAGCTTGACGAGAATAGAACACGGTGGTTTTCTCTTGCAGTAGAATAGGTGTGTATAGGCCAAGTTTGGAACAAGCCAGACATGCCTGGCAAGACTGGAAAGAAAGATAACTGATTTGACGGAGGCCAGGAACAGAGGGGCCACTCAGTCTATAATCACTGGAGTTAAAAGCTTGAAGTTTCTGTTCCTTATATTTCTGAGGTTGTAGCTTCAGCTGAGTGAAAAGACTACCAGACCTGAATTGAGATCTCAGCTGGAGTCCCGGTTCTGGAGTTGGATGGGAGATCCCTCAACGTAACTTCCATTTCCTCATGGACACTGTGCAAAAAATAGTTCTTAGCTATTTCAGGCTCCTATGAGATCATCTACATGGAAACTCTTGTTTATTAGTATCTGTTACACATCACTCTTGAGAGAGAAGTTTCCATGTGAACCAAGAACTTTTttgtttaattcatatttttctaaatactaaataatttttgataagtATCTTATAAAAAGTTATGGTTAAGCTGTAACTGAAAggctgctttaaaaaacaaaacagtgatatATCTTATCAGCTCTAGGAACAAACAGAAACTGCAAGTGTCCATGATCAAAGATCACCATCTAGAGGCCTAATCATATTATGGTATCTGAATTCTGCTGCAAATTCCAATGATTTCAGAGGCTAGGAAGGTAACCTGTCTGGGAAGCATCcagtccaggggtggggaacctgtggccctAAGGCTAAATCTGGCTTTCTAGATCCTTAAGTGCAGCCAAGACtcaatccaaattttacagacgAAAGGcagcaggttccccacccctgatccAGCCTccaaggagaggagggaagagcaaGACTTTGGTCCTGGAGATGTTTTTGCCTCAATAAAGGCATTCAAAATTCAAGTTGCAAACAAATCACACAAAACACTCTACCCTTCAAACTAACCAATCTGCCAAATCAATTGTTGGCCCTGGGCCTCTGGTCATGGTAAGAATATGAGGGGAAAGTTGAATGTGATAATGTAAAAAACGATAACTCCTTGGGAGATAAGCTCATAAAGACCCAAAACAATGGAGGCTTTTAAAATTGCCTTGAACAAAATCTCTGCCTCTGGGGAGCAACTTTACAATTGAAATTTGGTTTGCTTATGGTAGAATTATTGATGTATACCTCTTGATGCTAAAGGAAGCTGTATTACActcagaaaatgaagaagaaataaagttatcAGAAAATATCATCAACCCCTGATGATACTCTTCTCTCTTTCTAAGGAGTCAGCATGAGTTATTGAAAAGAGCACaggcttggggggggggtgtgaaGGGCTATGTTCAAACTTTGGCTTCACTCCCTATTgactgtgtggctttgggcatgttactcaacctctctgagcctcaaatggtggttgtgaggattaattaaGGCTTAGAAAGGGCTAACTCTAGTGTCTGGAACATAACTGATGTTTCTTTTACACCTCTCTTACAAGAAGCCACATTATTTAActtaaagaaaaccaagaaaagaatTTAACTTAGAAGAAAATGGGGTTTAGATTTTTGGCCCCAAactggtttttaaattatattttttctgttaaaatgaaGAGACGTGGTTTAGTCACTATATGATAAAGTAACTGTCATTGTCAGTTGTCTGACCTTTGACTGTATTTTCTTTCAGGATGTAATTTTCTTACTgataacatagaaaaaatagttgTCTCATCTgcaaatgaggataatagtataaatctcacaggattgttgtgaggattaaatgagatgctgcACGTCTATAACTCAGTACCACTTAGCAAGGGGTGGCTATTTTCACTATTGCTGATCTTTGTGTCTCATGAGACATCTGTGATAAAATGACATAGTTGCCATTGACTATTTCAGATATATCTGCTGGTCTTCACTACCTTCCTTATACGTTGCTTTCTCACCAAGGTTCTGCTTTAGAAAGAGCAGCACTGTGGCTCTTCTAAGAGGCCTGCTCCTTTTCACACACCATGtgtttgattgattttttaataaaatcatagCAGAACACGTATGTCCAAATGGGAGTTATATCCTTCAAAGCCCATGAGAGACTACAATTCTTTTTGTAATATCCCTCTACTCTAGGAACTTCCCTCAGAGCTACTTCATGTCTCTTTGACCATCTTAacagaagcaaaagagaaaaggattTTAGTTAAATAGAAGACTTTGGTGGGTAGCTTGTAAATTGGCTCTGAGGCAGTTCATTAATGTTTTTGAGCAACGGAAGCATTCATTGGCAAAGTGCCAATATTAAATGAACACCATCATTTGGGGGTATTAAttataaatgatgttttaaagtcatttctaaaaaacaaaagacctgTCCTCCAGAGGCCCCAAAGACCTATatcctggccaggtgtggtagctcatgcctgcaaacttagcactctgggaggctgaagggtgaagatctcttgaggtcaggagtgccagaccagcctgagcaagagcaagactccatctctacaaagaaaaaacaaaagcacctACATCCTCCTGTGTTCTCCTTTTAGCCTGGTAAACTATGTCTGGCACCCACTGACATCTTGCCTAATAATCCCAAAATTCTGATCCATATTTGGGAtatcagggttttgtttttttaaaaaaaatcattttaaatgatcCTTTCTAGAAGATGTCTCAGATGGCCTCATCCTCATATACACTAGGACCTTGTGTGCTGACTTGACAAATGTTTTCTGTCAAGCTGCCCGTTCTAATTTGGGGTATGGAAATACACTGCTAAATAAAGCAAGGCAGCTGTGAAAGGAGGTAAAGCCTCAGCCATGCAGGCCTGCATTCAAGTCCTAGCTCCACTACTCACAAGGTGCTTAGTCATTCTGAACCTCATTTCCTAATCCGTAAACTGGGGACACTGCTTGACCTGCTCAGAGGACTGTGATGAGACCTAGGGTGACACTGAGGACAAGGCCCTTTGTACACTTTGAGCCCCTCTGCTGCACTCCACACTGCCTGGCACCCTGTACTCATTAGGTCCCGTTAGCTCTGACAAGGGGTGGCTCACCCAGCCGACAGGAGTAATTTGTGCAAAACAGGGCGGAGGCACCCTCAGCAGGGGCACACGAGGCGGCCTGTGTCAGCTGCGGCCATGCCTGGCTGGAGAGTCCTCTCTGCCCATGCCCGACCCTCAGTAGGATGCCCCAGGCTCACCGAGCGCCTCTCCACACTCCCTTTTTTCCTGCCATTCTTGCCTGGAATGACATCCAGTGAGCTGTAGCTGGGCGGCTTCTCCTCAGGCCAGCTTGGGGAGTGCGAGCGCTGGCGGTGGGCCCTCCGGCTCTGGGGCtgcctctccttctcctcctcctcagagctCCAAGAACTGAGGCccgagggcaggggaggagagtaGCTGCGGTGCCTGCGTCTCCCACGCCTCTGGGCGctctccctggggctgggcctgcGGGGCCTCTGCTGATAGTGGCTCCTGAGAGGGGGACGGCTGGGACGCCAGCGCGCCACGCTAGATGAGGGGCCATCACTGAGGCTGTCCCTGTCTGACCAGGGTATGGGTGACCCATTGAGCCTGGAGCTGTGGTGCCTTCCACTCTGCGGGTGGTCCAGCTCCCTTCTCTCCAATGCCCAGGGCTTTGGCCCCCGGTCCTGGAAATCCTGCTGGAAATCAGAGTAATGGTGcggccttctcccctccctcagaTCCCAGGGTCTGGAGGGAACTGGAGTGAGCCACTGCTGGCGGGAGGAGTCACTGGTCCTCCCTGAGGATGGCAGGTCTCTGATCAGTGGGGGCAGCTGGATTATTCTGCGTTCCACAACCTCGGAGCCCAAGGAGGACAGCATGCTGCAGGGATGGCCCAATCTGGTTTTGAGGTcagggggcagaggctgggccgGGTTGAGGTTCCGCAGCTCTTTCTCCAAATACTCCAGGACACCATTGGTGATGGGAGGGTGAGCCGCAGTCTGGGTCGCTGGCATCTGTGGAAGACTGGACCGCAGGGACAAATCTGAATGAAAACAAGGACAGAACATGCAGATCTACTGGCCCCAAACAGAATCAGGACATTAGAATGTTACATCATTTAGCTTGCCTTTACTCCCTCCCACCCGCAGTCATGAAGGCACACACCCTATTGGTCATGGGGCCCCGATGCTGTCCATGTTCCTACccttgccctctgccctccccaaacCCCAAATCTTGGGCAAGGTTTACCTCGCTGCAGCAGCGGGTTCATTGCATAAGATGAAACCTGGGAGCTCCTGTCCGCCCCCCAGTACAGGGGTTTTTCCATCATCTGAGAACCTAGGGCCTGAGCCTGCTTCATGTAGCGGTGGcgggccagggctgcaggggaagaaggagaaatgcAGACCCTCAACCAGGGCAAGCTCCAAACCTCCCACTTCACTTCTCTCCACCTTGTGGTCTTGCAAGAAGCCAGCTTCTCTCCTCTAAGTCCATTCTCACCTATCTTGCATGGGAGTAAGGGTTAAGGACGTAGTAAATCAACTGTAGCTCTGGCAAGTGGCTGGGAATAAATTCTCTATATGCAAGACTATAAATTCCACACCCCATCTCACCCTCCTGCTCACTCCTAACATCACCTAAAATACACAGGTAGATGGATAGATCCTGGCAGACGATGAAATCTCAGGCCATGGGCCAACAAAACCAGAAGCCAAGGCCACAAATAGAAGGTGCAGATCTTAGGGGAGGCTGTGAGTCAGGGGTAAGACTGTCTGCCAGGCAAGCTCAGGGCTGTCTGCTCGGAGTGAAAGACAAAAGGAAGGATATGATGCTGAAGTCAATGGGCAGAAATATTAGGTCATTACGTTGAAGAGTGTTTCTAGCTGGCAAACCAACCCTTGGTGGGAGAAAATCTCTGGGACGAAAGCAAGGAAGTGCAAAATGCTCAAGTGGACTCAAGTGGATCATTTCTACTCTTCTCATCTTATTAAGTGTTGGGATTTTCCCTAAGTATGGGAAAGAGTGGGGTGCAcgcaggaagagggaagggaaatacCATTTCCTTTATGGgcaaagaaaatagtattttaaaaagcagcacaAAGGGGCCACAACAATATCGCTCCAGTAACCTAGGCAGGGCTGGTCTCAGGCACAAAACCCACAGTGAgtgcaaattaaaaatgaaagcatttagtTGTTTTTGTTCATGAATTTCTATTTTGAGGTAATTATGGTTGAATACGTCTCCCAAGGTCTCTGACTATCCATGCATGTAAGACATGTACTTTCATGTTTAAGTGCAGGAAATGCCTGCCGCATGCTGTGAACGACAGACCCCCAACCTGGCACGCCTCTGTTCCCCTCTGTCTCCCTACTTCCTCATCTCTTCCCCAGGCCCTGTGACACTCCTAAAACAGTAGGGTGCTGCCTGAGGCTTCCCCCTGGCATAGCAGGAGGGGGCGGAAAACAGCATTCTGGACCCAGC is a window of Microcebus murinus isolate Inina chromosome 1, M.murinus_Inina_mat1.0, whole genome shotgun sequence DNA encoding:
- the ILDR1 gene encoding immunoglobulin-like domain-containing receptor 1, which codes for MGSEVPIPWLLLFTWLPAGCLSLLVTVQDTERYVTLFASVILKCDYTTSAQLQDVVVTWRFKSFCKDPIFDYYSASYQAGLSLGQDPSNDCNDNQREVRIVAQRRGQNEPVLGVDYRQRKITIQNRADLVINEVMWWDHGVYYCTIEAPGDTSGDPDKEVKLIVLHWLTVIFIILGALLLLLLIGVCWCQCCPQYCCCYIRCPCCPTRCCCPEEALARHRYMKQAQALGSQMMEKPLYWGADRSSQVSSYAMNPLLQRDLSLRSSLPQMPATQTAAHPPITNGVLEYLEKELRNLNPAQPLPPDLKTRLGHPCSMLSSLGSEVVERRIIQLPPLIRDLPSSGRTSDSSRQQWLTPVPSRPWDLREGRRPHHYSDFQQDFQDRGPKPWALERRELDHPQSGRHHSSRLNGSPIPWSDRDSLSDGPSSSVARWRPSRPPLRSHYQQRPRRPSPRESAQRRGRRRHRSYSPPLPSGLSSWSSEEEEKERQPQSRRAHRQRSHSPSWPEEKPPSYSSLDVIPGKNGRKKGSVERRSERGSSHSGRSVVI